One genomic window of Peromyscus maniculatus bairdii isolate BWxNUB_F1_BW_parent chromosome 2, HU_Pman_BW_mat_3.1, whole genome shotgun sequence includes the following:
- the Pgap4 gene encoding GPI-N-acetylgalactosamine transferase PGAP4: MTTSTSQAAMLLRRLRRLSWGSTAVQLFILTVVTFGLLAPLACHRLLHSYFYLRHWHLNQMSQEFLQQSLKEGEAALHYFEELPSANGSVPIVWQATPRPWLVITIITVDRQPGFHYVLQVVSQFHRLLQQCGPQCEGHQLFLCNVERSVSHFDAKLLSKYVPVANRYEGTEDDYGDDPSTNSFEKEKQDYVYCLESSLQTYNPDYVLMVEDDAIPEEQIFPVLEHLLRARFSEPHLQDALYLKLYHPERLQHYINPEPMRILEWVGVGMLLGPVLTWIYMKFACRPGFSWPVMLFFSLYSMGLVELVGRHYFLELRRLSPSLYSVVPASECCTPAMLFPAPAARRTLTYLSQVYCHKGFGKDMALYSLLRAKGERAYVVEPNLVKHIGLFSSLRYNFHPSLL; encoded by the coding sequence ATGACCACGTCAACCTCTCAAGCTGCCATGCTTCTCCGGAGGCTTCGGCGACTCTCCTGGGGCAGCACTGCTGTCCAGCTCTTCATCCTAACTGTGGTGACATTTGGCTTGCTGGCCCCCCTGGCCTGCCACCGGCTCCTGCACTCATACTTCTATCTACGCCATTGGCACCTGAACCAGATGAGCCAGGAGTTCCTGCAGCAAAGCCTGAAGGAGGGAGAGGCTGCCCTTCACTACTTTGAAGAGCTGCCCTCTGCCAATGGTTCAGTGCCCATCGTGTGGCAGGCCACCCCCCGCCCCTGGCTGGTGATCACCATTATCACTGTGGATAGGCAGCCTGGCTTCCACTATGTCTTACAGGTAGTGTCCCAGTTCCATCGGCTTCTGCAGCAGTGTGGCCCCCAGTGTGAGGGGCACCAGCTCTTCCTGTGCAATGTGGAGCGGAGTGTGAGCCATTTTGACGCAAAGCTGCTCTCTAAGTATGTCCCCGTGGCCAACCGCTACGAGGGCACCGAAGATGATTATGGTGATGACCCTTCGACTAACTCGTTTGAGAAAGAGAAGCAAGACTATGTCTATTGCCTGGAGTCATCGCTGCAGACCTACAATCCAGACTATGTCCTGATGGTAGAGGATGACGCCATTCCAGAGGAACAGATCTTCCCAGTATTGGAGCACCTTCTGCGGGCTCGCTTCTCCGAGCCACACCTCCAAGATGCCCTGTATCTAAAGCTCTATCACCCCGAGAGGCTACAGCACTACATCAACCCAGAGCCCATGCGGATCCTGGAGTGGGTTGGCGTGGGCATGCTGCTGGGGCCTGTGCTAACCTGGATATACATGAAGTTTGCCTGCCGCCCAGGTTTCAGTTGGCCTGtcatgcttttcttctctctgtacaGCATGGGGCTGGTGGAACTGGTGGGCCGCCACTATTTCCTGGAACTGCGACGCCTGAGTCCCTCCTTGTACAGCGTGGTTCCTGCCTCTGAGTGTTGCACCCCAGCCATGCTCTTCCCTGCCCCTGCAGCCCGCAGGACCCTCACCTACCTGTCCCAGGTGTACTGCCACAAGGGCTTTGGCAAGGACATGGCACTGTACTCTCTGTTGAGAGCCAAGGGGGAGCGGGCCTATGTGGTGGAGCCCAACCTTGTGAAACACATTGGGCTCTTCTCCAGCCTCCGGTACAATTTTCATCCCAGTCTACTCTAG